In Endozoicomonas sp. GU-1, one DNA window encodes the following:
- a CDS encoding coniferyl aldehyde dehydrogenase, with the protein MTAAEPIMSEHRKVTRQIPPPLEDLLAAQKKAFLQDPNPSYQERVDRLKALKKALLSNKDALLSALDEDFGGRSRSESSLTEIIPNLGNIHYTIKQLKKWMQPSKRKLNPQLLPASAKVVYQPLGVVGIVVPFNYPLFLSLSPLLTILAAGNRAMIKMSEFTPKTSELVARIIEQTFPADLVTVVCGDAQVATEFTSLHFDHIIFTGSTAVGHHVMQAAAKNLTPVTLELGGKSPVIVDNDFPIQEAAERVCYAKALNAGQTCVAPDYILVKNDQKAAFIEHYLNAFRKMYPTVNGNNDYTSIINDRHHQRLLQLLADAKAQGATIHTPGNEEINDGSRRIPIHLIEYPTDNMGVMQEEIFGPLLPVIGIDSLDEAIQFVQQRPRPLALYYFGSDTNNQEAVLAQTHSGGVCINECLLHVAVEDMPFGGIGPSGMGHYHGHEGFLTFSKAKSVLTKGKLNSTKMIYPPYGGWLQKKMLKFLSGRQ; encoded by the coding sequence ATGACCGCTGCCGAACCCATTATGTCCGAGCACAGGAAAGTGACCCGGCAAATCCCACCGCCCCTGGAAGATCTGCTTGCTGCCCAGAAGAAAGCCTTTCTGCAAGACCCTAACCCCAGCTATCAGGAACGGGTTGATCGCCTGAAGGCACTCAAGAAAGCATTGCTGAGCAATAAAGACGCATTACTGTCCGCTTTGGATGAAGATTTTGGCGGCCGATCCAGAAGTGAGTCATCACTGACTGAAATCATACCGAATCTGGGCAATATTCACTACACGATCAAGCAGCTTAAAAAATGGATGCAACCCAGCAAGCGAAAGCTGAACCCTCAGTTATTGCCTGCCTCGGCAAAAGTCGTGTACCAGCCCTTGGGCGTGGTCGGTATTGTGGTGCCCTTTAACTACCCACTGTTCCTGTCGCTAAGTCCATTGCTGACGATTCTTGCCGCCGGCAACCGGGCCATGATCAAGATGTCGGAATTCACACCAAAAACCTCGGAGCTGGTTGCCCGAATCATTGAGCAAACATTTCCTGCTGATCTGGTCACCGTCGTTTGCGGTGATGCACAAGTGGCAACCGAGTTTACCAGCCTGCACTTTGACCACATTATTTTCACCGGTTCGACAGCGGTCGGTCACCATGTTATGCAAGCCGCTGCAAAAAACCTGACCCCGGTAACCCTGGAGCTGGGTGGTAAGTCACCGGTTATTGTCGATAACGACTTCCCGATTCAGGAAGCGGCAGAAAGAGTCTGCTACGCAAAAGCCCTGAACGCCGGTCAAACCTGCGTAGCGCCGGACTATATTCTGGTGAAAAATGACCAGAAGGCCGCCTTTATCGAGCACTATCTCAACGCCTTTCGAAAAATGTACCCAACGGTCAACGGAAATAATGATTACACCTCAATCATCAATGACCGCCACCACCAGCGATTATTGCAATTACTGGCTGATGCCAAAGCGCAGGGCGCAACCATCCACACTCCGGGCAATGAGGAAATTAACGACGGAAGCCGTCGAATCCCCATCCACTTAATTGAGTATCCAACTGATAATATGGGCGTTATGCAGGAAGAAATTTTTGGCCCGCTGCTTCCTGTCATCGGCATCGACAGCCTTGATGAAGCCATTCAGTTTGTCCAGCAACGACCCAGGCCACTGGCACTCTACTACTTCGGTTCTGATACAAACAATCAGGAAGCCGTATTGGCACAGACCCACTCTGGCGGTGTCTGTATTAATGAGTGTTTGTTACACGTCGCTGTGGAAGATATGCCCTTTGGCGGCATTGGCCCATCAGGCATGGGACACTACCACGGCCATGAGGGCTTCCTGACATTCTCCAAGGCCAAGTCGGTGTTAACCAAAGGCAAGCTGAACAGCACTAAAATGATCTACCCCCCCTATGGTGGCTGGCTGCAGAAAAAAATGCTGAAGTTCCTTTCCGGTCGGCAATAG
- a CDS encoding malate dehydrogenase: MKQPVRIAVTGAAGNISYSLLFKIAAGEMLGPDQPVILQLVEIPQAMDKLRGVAMELEDCAFPLVHGISLHDNPFDGFRGIHYAMLVGARPRSKGMERADLLEANAVIFAEQGKALNEVANRDVKALVVGNPANTNCLILSRNAPDLAPSQFCAMTRLDHNRAQGILGNKLGVNPADIEGVCVWGNHSPTMYPDLHHAQVLGDEAAIDMIDEQWYKEEYTPRIQKRGAEIIEWRGLSSAASAAQAALDHMRDWALGSDGRIVSMGIISDGSYGVAKGIYYSFPVVCEFGSYQIVQNLHINDYGQSMMKKTEQELLEEKAAVDHLLPEGTAASREALRTSSRSGQTEFDAGIETGESYYKADRIC, encoded by the coding sequence ATGAAACAACCCGTACGAATTGCGGTCACAGGTGCAGCTGGCAACATCAGCTACTCTCTGCTGTTCAAAATCGCTGCCGGTGAAATGCTGGGACCTGATCAGCCTGTGATTCTGCAACTGGTTGAGATCCCACAGGCTATGGACAAACTTCGTGGCGTTGCCATGGAGCTGGAAGACTGCGCCTTCCCACTGGTTCACGGTATCAGTCTGCACGACAATCCGTTTGATGGTTTCCGTGGCATTCATTACGCCATGCTGGTCGGTGCCCGTCCCCGTTCCAAGGGTATGGAGCGCGCCGACCTGCTGGAAGCCAACGCCGTTATCTTTGCCGAACAGGGCAAGGCGCTGAACGAAGTGGCTAACCGTGATGTTAAAGCCCTGGTGGTGGGTAACCCGGCAAACACCAACTGTCTGATATTGTCCCGCAATGCGCCCGATCTGGCACCATCCCAGTTCTGCGCCATGACCCGACTGGACCACAACCGTGCACAGGGCATCCTGGGTAACAAACTGGGGGTTAATCCTGCGGATATCGAAGGTGTCTGCGTGTGGGGCAACCACTCGCCAACCATGTACCCTGATCTGCACCACGCCCAGGTACTGGGTGATGAAGCGGCCATCGATATGATCGATGAGCAATGGTACAAGGAAGAATATACACCTCGTATCCAGAAACGTGGTGCCGAAATCATCGAGTGGCGTGGCCTCTCCAGTGCTGCCTCCGCCGCACAGGCCGCTCTTGATCACATGCGTGACTGGGCCCTGGGCAGCGATGGTCGTATTGTATCCATGGGCATTATTTCCGATGGCAGCTACGGTGTTGCCAAAGGCATCTACTACTCTTTCCCTGTCGTTTGTGAATTTGGCAGCTACCAGATTGTCCAGAACCTTCATATTAACGACTACGGTCAGTCAATGATGAAGAAAACTGAACAGGAGCTGTTAGAAGAAAAGGCAGCGGTAGATCACCTGCTGCCTGAAGGAACGGCTGCCTCCCGCGAAGCGTTGAGGACCTCCAGCCGCAGCGGCCAGACTGAGTTTGATGCAGGTATCGAAACCGGCGAGTCATACTATAAGGCTGACCGTATCTGCTGA